The following are from one region of the Ferrimicrobium sp. genome:
- a CDS encoding glycoside hydrolase domain-containing protein — MQQLKPSYGWIGIYIGGSDAGCPNAFPTESWINTVISEGWYVEPIWVGPQSTCSNVGPEQISLDSYNNYQTAYSQGQNSAHHAYTALLNDGFSVPDGGVPIVDDIEGFTSNSLACDTAEEAFVRGWDATLPRQLPAVYGSSGASYLANLTGAPAPAFIWGANYSTNNTDPSDLPPIPSQDWDNNQRIKQYSNTCSGAGITFDCDYEDAPLY, encoded by the coding sequence ATGCAGCAGCTCAAACCCAGCTATGGCTGGATTGGTATCTACATCGGAGGAAGTGACGCCGGTTGTCCAAATGCTTTCCCAACCGAGTCCTGGATCAATACGGTAATTTCCGAGGGGTGGTATGTTGAGCCCATTTGGGTCGGACCTCAGTCAACCTGTAGTAACGTCGGACCTGAGCAGATTTCTCTCGATTCCTACAACAACTACCAAACGGCCTACTCACAAGGCCAAAACTCAGCCCATCACGCGTACACGGCTTTACTTAACGACGGCTTCTCTGTTCCAGATGGTGGGGTCCCGATTGTTGATGATATTGAGGGCTTCACGTCTAACTCCCTAGCTTGCGATACAGCCGAGGAGGCCTTCGTCCGGGGTTGGGATGCTACCTTACCACGTCAATTGCCCGCAGTGTATGGATCAAGTGGGGCCTCGTACCTCGCGAACTTGACCGGTGCCCCAGCCCCGGCATTCATATGGGGTGCGAACTACAGCACCAACAACACGGATCCGTCCGATCTCCCTCCCATTCCCTCTCAGGACTGGGATAACAATCAGCGCATCAAGCAATATAGCAACACTTGTTCGGGGGCCGGGATTACTTTCGACTGCGACTACGAAGACGCACCCCTCTACTGA